The Chloroflexota bacterium genome includes the window TGAAAAGAGCGTTGACAATTGTCCACAGCCTATCCCCAGCAACGCACTTTGAACCGCGGTACGCTCTGAAAAACTGATGGCGCCCCACCGAATCCTGTTCCTGTGCCAGCACAACTCGGCACGCTCCCAGATGGCGGAAGCCATGCTCCGCGCCTGGGGAGAAGGCCACTTCGACGCGCATTCGGCGGGCATGGAGGCCACCGCGGTTCGACCCGAGGCAATTGCCGTCATGGACGAGCTCGGGATCGACATCCGCCACCAGGCGAGCAAGACCGTGGAGCGGTACATCGGGCAGTCATGGGAGGCCCTGATCCCAGTCTGCGAGGAGGCCTGCGAGGCATGCCCCTGGATTCCGGGGGCCAGACGTGTCGAGCGATGGATGTTCGACGATCCGTCGGCCGCAAGCGGCGACCAGGCGGCTCGGTTGGCGGAGTTCCGCCGGATCCGGGACGAGATCGCATTGGCGGTCCGCGATTTCATCGCGCGGGGCTGACCCATCCGAACGGGGGCAGGCGGAGGGGATACACTCGGGCCTCGCAAGGAGATCCGATGCCCGACCAGCGTGTGACGGTGGCGGTCACCGGCGCGGCCGGCCAGATCGGCTACGCGCTTGTGTTCCGCATCGCATCGGGCCAGATGTTCGGACCCCAGACCAGCGTCGAGCTGCGCCTGCTGGAGCTGGAGGCGGCCCTCCCGTCCCTGGACGGAGTGGCCATGGAGCTTGAGGACTGCGCATTCCCGCTCCTGGCCGGTGTGGTGACCACCGCCCGGCCCGATGAGGCGTTCCGCGGCGCCAATTGGGCCCTGCTGGTGGGCGCCGTCCCTCGTAGGCCGGGCATGGAGCGCAAGGACCTGCTGGGCGTAAATGCCGGCATCTTCGGCGCCCAGGGTCGGTCACTGGCCGCCAATGCCGCGGACGACGTCCGGGTTCTGGTGGTGGGCAATCCGTGCAATACGAACTGCCTGATCGCGTCCACGGCCGCTCCAGACATCCCTCGCGACCGGTGGTTCGCCATGACCATGTTGGACGAGACGCGGGGTCGAGCCCTGCTGGCCCGCCGCGCCGGTGCGAGCGTGGCCGAGGTGCGGGACCTGGTGATCTGGGGCAACCACTCTGCGACGCAGTTCCCCGACGCGTTCCACGCCACGATCGGTGGGCGTGCAGCCGCGGAAGTTATCAGCGACGACGTCTGGCTGCGGGGCGACTTCATCAGCACCGTCCAGCAGCGGGGAGCGGCCATCATCGCGGCCCGTGGCGCATCGTCGGCGGCCTCGGCCGCCAATGCGGTCATCGAGACGGTCCGCAACGTGGCCGCACCGACCGGGCAGATCTTCTCGGCCGCGGTTCCGTCTCCGGGCCGTGAAACCGGCTACGGCGTGCCGGCCGGGATCGTGTTCGGCTACCCGCTGCGCGGCGCCGGACCCGGCCAAGTCGAGATCGTGCAGGGCATCCAGCACGAGGAGTGGGCGGCGCAGCGGATCGCAACCACCCTCAACGAGCTGGTGGAGGAGCGGGACGCGGTGGGAGCGCTGGCCGCATGAGCGGCGACGGCCTGGGGGACGGCAAGGGCGACGGTCGGACCAGCGGCGAGACGCTGACCCGCCCCGACAAGGCATCGGTCAGGGTCGGCGACCAGGCAGCTGAACTGCCCATCGTGCGGGGCCGCGAGGGCGACGACGCGGTCGACATCGGTCAGTTGCGGTCAGAGACCGGCCTTGTCACCTTCGATCCCGGCTACAAGAACACCGCCGTCTCGACCTCCGCCATCACCTTCCTCGACGGCGAGGCCGGGATCCTCCGCTATCGGGGTTATCCGATCGAGCAGATCGCGGCTCGGTCCAGCTTCCTCGAGACGGCCTATCTCCTGATCTACGGGGAGCTACCCACCAAGGCGGAATACGGGGCCTGGCTGGACGACATCGTTCATCACACCCTCATCCACGAGGAAATGCGCCGCTTCTTCGACTCGTTCCCGTACGACGCCCATCCCATGGCGGTCCTGGCCTCCGGCACCGTGGGGCTATCGACCTTCTACCAGGGCAGCCACGACCC containing:
- a CDS encoding arsenate reductase ArsC; the protein is MAPHRILFLCQHNSARSQMAEAMLRAWGEGHFDAHSAGMEATAVRPEAIAVMDELGIDIRHQASKTVERYIGQSWEALIPVCEEACEACPWIPGARRVERWMFDDPSAASGDQAARLAEFRRIRDEIALAVRDFIARG
- a CDS encoding malate dehydrogenase; the encoded protein is MPDQRVTVAVTGAAGQIGYALVFRIASGQMFGPQTSVELRLLELEAALPSLDGVAMELEDCAFPLLAGVVTTARPDEAFRGANWALLVGAVPRRPGMERKDLLGVNAGIFGAQGRSLAANAADDVRVLVVGNPCNTNCLIASTAAPDIPRDRWFAMTMLDETRGRALLARRAGASVAEVRDLVIWGNHSATQFPDAFHATIGGRAAAEVISDDVWLRGDFISTVQQRGAAIIAARGASSAASAANAVIETVRNVAAPTGQIFSAAVPSPGRETGYGVPAGIVFGYPLRGAGPGQVEIVQGIQHEEWAAQRIATTLNELVEERDAVGALAA